A genomic segment from Diadema setosum chromosome 11, eeDiaSeto1, whole genome shotgun sequence encodes:
- the LOC140235018 gene encoding E3 ubiquitin-protein ligase TRIM56-like, protein MATFHQISSQNLECPICLTLFSQPKLLVCSHTFCKDCLEHVFQAQPNPQTITCPVCRQGTPISSGDVNKLQTNVPLNSLVNEVKTKSPICTVCEMDEKPPAVSYCQDCGKYMCKSCEISHSNWKPVSNHEVVPMSEVLSGKIPLKRRRKCKRHPSDDEECFCIECQEYVCCKCGMLRHLQAGHHIEEATIHEEKLMENIRELRERATSKKAIIENHIDFIQIQRNEITSIMRRLNDDIDETYKECMQLLSARREAMKCQVKQWSENFEKELQVMEEESHQTICHINAMEQLVTNGVKVPLEKDALFTHDTLCENLKSFLGQDYPGNQSPECVTEQAQRILFNKPVKFNELCLGELKDYKWYVKADVELPSENSMNCITCAPDGKMSVGSFDGGIHLYSPDGEFQQTVLKDVRIYGVAFLADGRSVLRYANNTVSLYTQHWEELDVTFETMSSDEGGYGGLTVDRNDNIYVGYKKTQNIQVFTPQSCKAVREIICDGYSPYQLFPFNATGSLILKDSSVVVCLDGNGEKENVLKKEGMRAFPAVCRDDAVIVAWVKHEEGLVSIDRYTSDLEHAHNIITDFIIQKPGKRTWYYLQELESGEIAFCTPDRLYIFDAICV, encoded by the coding sequence ATGGCAACGTTTCATCAAATCAGCAGCCAGAATCTTGAGTGTCCTATATGTCTGACACTGTTCAGCCAACCCAAATTACTGGTATGTTCTCACACCTTCTGCAAAGACTGTTTGGAACATGTCTTTCAAGCTCAGCCCAACCCACAAACTATAACATGCCCTGTTTGCAGGCAAGGAACGCCCATATCCAGTGGAGATGTGAATAAGTTACAAACAAACGTCCCCCTGAATTCCCTCGTGAATGAAGTGAAAACCAAGAGTCCAATATGCACAGTTTGTGAGATGGACGAAAAGCCGCCAGCCGTGTCCTACTGTCAGGACTGCGGGAAATATATGTGTAAGTCGTGTGAGATAAGCCATTCGAACTGGAAACCAGTCTCCAACCATGAAGTAGTGCCCATGAGCGAGGTGCTGTCAGGAAAAATCCCGCTGAAGAGACGACGGAAGTGTAAAAGACATCCCAGCGACGATGAGGAGTGTTTCTGTATCGAATGCCAAGAGTACGTCTGCTGTAAGTGCGGGATGTTAAGACACTTACAGGCAGGGCATCATATCGAAGAGGCAACTATCCATGAGGAGAAATTGATGGAAAATATCAGAGAGTTACGAGAAAGAGCAACATCAAAGAAAgcaatcattgaaaatcatatcGATTTCATACAGATACaacgaaatgaaataacaaGCATCATGAGAAGACTTAATGATGACATTGATGAGACGTACAAGGAGTGCATGCAACTATTGTCAGCCAGAAGAGAGGCCATGAAATGTCAGGTGAAACAATGGTCTGAAAATTTTGAGAAGGAATTACAAGTCATGGAGGAAGAGAGTCACCAAACAATTTGTCATATAAACGCTATGGAACAGCTGGTAACTAACGGTGTGAAGGTACCGCTAGAGAAAGACGCCTTGTTTACACACGACACGCTGTGTGAAAACTTGAAGAGCTTTCTAGGACAAGATTATCCTGGCAACCAATCACCGGAATGTGTGACAGAACAAGCTCAGAGGATTCTATTCAATAAACCCGTGAAGTTCAATGAACTTTGTCTAGGAGAGCTAAAAGATTACAAATGGTATGTCAAAGCAGATGTAGAGCTCCCGAGTGAAAATAGCATGAATTGTATCACTTGTGCACCAGATGGTAAGATGTCGGTGGGATCGTTTGATGGCGGAATCCATCTCTACTCCCCTGATGGCGAGTTTCAACAAACCGTGCTGAAAGATGTCAGGATATATGGAGTTGCATTCCTGGCTGATGGTCGAAGTGTTTTACGTTACGCAAACAACACGGTGTCACTCTACACTCAACACTGGGAGGAGCTCGACGTCACGTTTGAGACAATGAGTTCTGATGAAGGAGGGTATGGCGGTCTCACTGTGGATAGAAATGATAATATCTATGTGGGTTATAAGAAAACCCAAAATATCCAAGTGTTTACCCCACAGAGTTGTAAGGCTGTCCGGGAAATAATATGCGATGGATATTCACCTTATCAGTTATTTCCTTTTAACGCCACGGGGAGCCTGATACTGAAAGATTCATCAGTTGTTGTCTGCCTTGATGGTAATGGGGAGAAGGAGAATGTCTTGAAGAAGGAGGGTATGCGTGCCTTCCCAGCTGTTTGTCGAGATGATGCGGTCATTGTAGCCTGGGTGAAGCACGAGGAGGGTCTCGTCAGTATCGATCGATACACGAGTGATTTGGAGCACGCGCACAATATCATCACTGATTTCATAATACAGAAACCAGGGAAAAGAACTTGGTACTATCTACAAGAGTTAGAGAGTGGAGAGATAGCTTTCTGCACTCCAGATAGACTGTACATATTTGATGCGATATGCGTGTAA